The Oryzihumus leptocrescens sequence ACGCGGCGTAGTGGCCGAGGTTGCTGGTCACCTCCGCGCCGGGCACGAAGCCCGCCCCGGTGGGGGCGCTGGCGCCCATGAACGGCCAGAACCACAGGTTCATCACCGCGCCGTAGAGCAACCCCGCGGCCAGCCCGTATGCCGCGAGCATGACCCGCTCGGCGCGCCCCGTCGCGGGCGGCAGCAGGGCGGCCCCGAGGGCCACCCACCCGGCGGAGACCATCTGGAACGGCAGCCACGGGCCGACCCCGCCAGTGAGGAACGCCCCGGTGAGCACGGCGAGGGCGCCGAGGACGAAGCCGGTGCTGCGGCCGAGGACCCGCCCGGCGAGCACGAGGAGGAAGAACATCGGCTCGAGCCCGGCAGTCCCGGCGCTGAGCACCCGCAGGGCGCCGCCGGTCGCCGCGAGCACGCCGAGGACGGCCACGGTGCGCGGGTCCAGCCCGCCGGCGGAGACCTCCGCGAGCAGCACCAGCGCGAGCAGGCCGAGGAGCGCGGCGAACAGCCACGGTGCGTCCTGGCCGTGGGCCAGCCCCGTGCCCGGGGCGACCACGAAGGGCCAGCCGAAGGAGGCCACGCCGACGAGGGTGACCAGCAGCAGCGCCACCGCCCCGGGCCAGCGCAGCGAGATCACGACGCGCGCTCCAGCGCGGCGCTGACGTCGGCAACCGTGAGGTAGGGCAGCGGGTGGACGATCTTGGCGACCTGCGGGGCGAACGCCGGGGAGCCGGCCAGCACGCCGCGGGCGGGGCCCTGGGCGACGACCTCGCCGTCGGCCAGGACGACCACGTCGGTGGCGACCTCGGCGGCCAGCTCGACGTCGTGGGTGGCCAGGAGGACGGTGTGGCCGCTGCCGGCCAGGTCCCGCAGCACGGTGACGAGCCGGGCCTTGGCCTGGTAGTCCAGGCCGCGCGTCGGCTCGTCGAGCAGCAGGACCGGCGGGCGGCCGGTCAGGACCACGGCGAGGGCGAGGCTGAGCCGCTGCCCCTCGGAGAGGTCCCGCGGGTGCAGCTCGTCGTCGACGTCGCCGGCGATGGTGCGCAGCAGCTCGCGGGCCGTGCCGGCGGGGGCGCCGAAGTCGCGGTCGGCGGCGCGGCACTCCTGGGCGACCGACTCGGCATACAGGAGCACGGTGGGGTCCTGGGGGACCAGGCCGACGTGGCGGACCAGGGTGGCCGGGGCCGCGCCGGCCGGGTCAAGCCCGGCCACGCTGGCCCGGCCGGCGGAGGCGGGGAGCTGGCCGGACAGCGCGCCCAGCAGGGTGGACTTGCCGGCGCCGTTGCGACCCATGACGGCCGTGACCGTGCCGGGGTGCAGCGCCAGGTCGATGCCGCGCAGGGCCACCAGCGGGCCGCGGCGCACGACCAGCCCGTGGGCCTCGACGCTGGTGGCAGTGGACTCCGTGGTCGGCTGGGGTGCCGGGTCAGCGTGCCGCGCCGCGCCGTCCGCCTCGAGGGTCCGCCGCAGCGACGCCGCGCGGCGCCGGGCGTCGCGCACCGACAACGGCAGCGGGACCCACCCGGACACCCGGCCCAGCCCGATGACGGGCGGGAAGACGGGGGAGCCGACCATCGCCTCGGCGGGGTCGAGCAGCGGGGACACCTGCCCGTCGCAGACGAGCAGCACGCGGTCGGCGTGGTGGATCACCCGCTCGAGCCGGTGCTCGGCCAGGACCACGGTCAGG is a genomic window containing:
- a CDS encoding ECF transporter S component gives rise to the protein MISLRWPGAVALLLVTLVGVASFGWPFVVAPGTGLAHGQDAPWLFAALLGLLALVLLAEVSAGGLDPRTVAVLGVLAATGGALRVLSAGTAGLEPMFFLLVLAGRVLGRSTGFVLGALAVLTGAFLTGGVGPWLPFQMVSAGWVALGAALLPPATGRAERVMLAAYGLAAGLLYGAVMNLWFWPFMGASAPTGAGFVPGAEVTSNLGHYAAFYLATSLGWDVPRGLLTAALVLVAGRPVLATLRRAVRRAAFDAEVIFEDPDR
- a CDS encoding ABC transporter ATP-binding protein, which gives rise to MIEFHDVSVRYAGAPAPALRDADFTIPEGELVLVVGPTGSGKSTLLRCINGLVPHFSGGTLGGRVVVEGRDTRTHRPRDLADLVGVVVQDPVASFVTDTVEEEIAYGMEALGVDATAMRRRVEETLDLLGLAEVRGRALRDLSGGQQQRVAIGAVLAAGPRILVLDEPTSALDPVAAEDVLSALQRLVHDVGLTVVLAEHRLERVIHHADRVLLVCDGQVSPLLDPAEAMVGSPVFPPVIGLGRVSGWVPLPLSVRDARRRAASLRRTLEADGAARHADPAPQPTTESTATSVEAHGLVVRRGPLVALRGIDLALHPGTVTAVMGRNGAGKSTLLGALSGQLPASAGRASVAGLDPAGAAPATLVRHVGLVPQDPTVLLYAESVAQECRAADRDFGAPAGTARELLRTIAGDVDDELHPRDLSEGQRLSLALAVVLTGRPPVLLLDEPTRGLDYQAKARLVTVLRDLAGSGHTVLLATHDVELAAEVATDVVVLADGEVVAQGPARGVLAGSPAFAPQVAKIVHPLPYLTVADVSAALERAS